A genomic window from Streptomyces sp. HUAS YS2 includes:
- a CDS encoding TetR/AcrR family transcriptional regulator yields the protein MGETAAQPLRADAERSVRAILEAAERVLAAEPGASMEQIAAAAGVARTTIHRRFANRQSLIEALASSAARQLAQAVDDGRPDTAPPLVAMHRITANVLQVKSAWAFALELPADPDSDAAVLHEDINRRCIAVLERAQAEKLIDEAADLEWVRRVYYALIGESLRGNADGADPDALAARIIDTLLHGAGPRA from the coding sequence ATGGGTGAGACGGCGGCACAGCCGTTGCGGGCGGACGCGGAGCGCAGCGTGCGGGCGATCCTGGAGGCGGCGGAGCGGGTGCTCGCCGCGGAGCCCGGCGCATCGATGGAGCAGATCGCCGCGGCCGCGGGAGTGGCCCGGACGACGATCCACCGGCGGTTCGCCAATCGTCAGTCGCTGATCGAGGCGCTGGCGTCGTCCGCGGCCCGTCAGCTCGCCCAGGCGGTGGACGACGGCAGGCCGGACACCGCGCCACCGCTGGTGGCGATGCACCGGATCACGGCCAACGTGCTGCAGGTCAAGAGTGCTTGGGCGTTCGCCCTGGAGCTGCCGGCGGACCCGGACAGCGACGCCGCCGTCCTGCACGAGGACATCAACCGCCGCTGCATCGCCGTACTGGAACGGGCCCAGGCCGAGAAGCTCATCGACGAGGCGGCCGACCTCGAATGGGTGCGCCGGGTCTACTACGCACTCATCGGGGAGTCCCTGCGGGGCAACGCGGACGGCGCCGACCCGGACGCTCTCGCCGCCCGCATCATCGACACCCTGCTGCACGGCGCCGGCCCGCGCGCCTGA
- a CDS encoding helix-turn-helix domain-containing protein has translation MNGVELFLLGRVLMKIGEDALPEPPGGEGRYAGSARLVLIVASDIAAHPDSSVGEIAARTGLPQSQVSTAVARLKEAGSAQAVPDPADRRRVLVRPAPGVSDRVAEVRASRVESALAAALGTDDPQRLTEIEAALDVLARHLMPGPGRG, from the coding sequence GTGAACGGAGTCGAGTTGTTCCTGCTGGGGCGTGTCCTGATGAAGATCGGCGAGGACGCCCTGCCCGAACCCCCCGGTGGCGAGGGTCGGTACGCCGGCAGCGCTCGTCTCGTCCTGATCGTGGCCAGTGACATCGCCGCCCACCCCGACAGTTCCGTCGGCGAGATCGCGGCGCGTACGGGCCTGCCGCAGAGTCAGGTGTCCACGGCTGTCGCCCGCTTGAAGGAGGCCGGTTCCGCCCAGGCCGTGCCGGACCCGGCCGACCGCCGCCGCGTCCTCGTGCGCCCGGCCCCCGGGGTGTCCGACCGCGTGGCCGAGGTCCGTGCCAGCCGTGTCGAGTCCGCCCTCGCCGCGGCCCTCGGCACCGACGACCCCCAGCGCCTGACCGAGATCGAAGCGGCCTTGGACGTCCTCGCCCGCCACCTCATGCCGGGCCCCGGTCGCGGCTGA
- a CDS encoding alpha/beta hydrolase codes for MTTHRGTLDVPGASLHYQVQGAGPLLVISQSGEGDADRSADLVAQLTDSYTVATYDRRGLSRSRLDDPERGATLVEHADDLHRLLSVLTDSSADVLGCSLGAVIGLHTAVRHPGQIRTLIAHEPVAPRLLPDDERGRHEHELAHLQDLYSRDGLGGVLPEIARTLGIDPTNRDAEPDLTPQPMDARRIANFDHFIRHDFTAIIQDTLDTTALKASGTRMVPVVGRTTPTTVFDYHCSLALAELVGEDVVEFPGGHNGNTSHPRAYARRLREVLAAAI; via the coding sequence ATGACCACGCACCGCGGAACGCTCGACGTACCGGGAGCCTCCCTGCACTACCAGGTCCAGGGCGCCGGACCGCTGCTGGTGATCTCGCAGAGCGGGGAGGGGGACGCCGACCGAAGCGCCGACCTCGTCGCACAGCTCACCGACTCGTACACCGTGGCCACGTACGACCGCCGCGGCCTTTCCCGCAGCCGGCTCGACGACCCGGAGCGGGGGGCGACGCTGGTCGAGCACGCCGACGACCTCCACCGGCTGCTCTCGGTTCTCACCGACTCCTCCGCCGACGTGCTCGGTTGCAGCCTGGGGGCCGTCATCGGGCTGCACACCGCCGTGCGCCATCCGGGGCAGATCCGCACGCTCATCGCCCACGAGCCCGTCGCGCCGAGGCTGCTGCCCGACGACGAGCGCGGCCGGCACGAGCACGAACTCGCCCATCTGCAAGACCTCTACAGCCGGGACGGGCTCGGCGGCGTGCTGCCGGAGATCGCACGGACGCTCGGCATCGATCCCACCAACCGCGACGCCGAGCCGGACCTGACGCCGCAGCCGATGGACGCCCGCCGGATCGCCAACTTCGACCACTTCATCCGGCACGACTTCACGGCGATCATCCAGGACACCCTCGACACGACGGCACTGAAGGCCTCCGGCACGCGCATGGTCCCCGTGGTCGGCCGCACCACGCCGACGACGGTCTTCGACTACCACTGCTCCCTCGCGCTGGCCGAGCTCGTGGGCGAGGACGTGGTGGAGTTCCCCGGTGGGCACAACGGGAACACCAGCCACCCGCGTGCCTACGCCCGTCGGCTGCGCGAGGTGCTCGCCGCCGCCATATGA
- a CDS encoding cold-shock protein has product MEDRSTGFVQSFDRRRGYGFVLPKGSEEPVFFAAEEIEGPTRTLAEGQQVTFVLVLAPGRFEAKQLRP; this is encoded by the coding sequence ATGGAAGACAGAAGCACCGGATTCGTGCAGTCCTTCGACCGCCGTCGAGGCTACGGCTTCGTGCTCCCCAAGGGGTCCGAGGAACCCGTGTTCTTCGCCGCCGAGGAAATCGAGGGCCCCACCCGCACGCTCGCCGAAGGCCAGCAGGTCACCTTCGTCCTCGTCCTGGCCCCCGGCAGATTCGAAGCGAAACAGCTCCGCCCCTGA
- a CDS encoding TetR/AcrR family transcriptional regulator, producing MPDIKHFDPDAALEAAMQLFWRQGASSTGIQEVVTATGLNRSSLYSTFGGKQQLYLSALRRYAEQRADVAYRAIAEDERGLPAVEEFFEALVEVRCTGEHARWGCMITNAIAAGENGDPDVGAVLDEQYRALTDALEQALVTADRLGLLAPAPAAAPRAAAEVLVLLAYGVNLRSRAGAEPAELRRTVATALGTLRVPKRAAGDGGR from the coding sequence ATGCCGGACATCAAGCACTTCGATCCCGACGCGGCGCTCGAAGCGGCCATGCAGCTCTTCTGGCGGCAGGGCGCGTCTTCGACGGGCATCCAGGAGGTCGTCACCGCCACCGGACTCAACCGCTCCAGCCTCTACTCCACCTTCGGCGGCAAGCAGCAGCTCTATCTGTCGGCCCTGCGCCGGTACGCGGAGCAGCGCGCCGACGTCGCGTACCGCGCCATCGCGGAGGACGAGCGCGGCCTGCCCGCCGTCGAGGAGTTCTTCGAGGCGCTCGTCGAGGTGCGTTGCACCGGGGAGCACGCACGCTGGGGCTGCATGATCACCAACGCGATCGCGGCCGGCGAGAACGGCGACCCCGACGTAGGCGCCGTCCTCGACGAGCAGTACCGAGCCCTCACCGACGCCTTGGAGCAGGCCCTCGTCACCGCCGACCGCCTCGGCCTGCTCGCCCCCGCCCCGGCCGCCGCGCCGCGGGCGGCGGCCGAGGTCCTCGTTCTGCTCGCCTACGGCGTGAACCTGCGCTCCCGAGCCGGCGCCGAGCCCGCGGAACTGCGGCGCACGGTGGCGACGGCCCTCGGCACCCTGCGCGTGCCGAAGCGGGCGGCGGGCGACGGCGGTCGCTGA